In Sporichthya polymorpha DSM 43042, a genomic segment contains:
- the rpoB gene encoding DNA-directed RNA polymerase subunit beta — MAASRTASLTPSATNAPRRISFAKIREPLEVPNLLALQVDSFDWLLGNDRWQARVDAAVAAGRDDVPTQSGLEEIFEEISPIEDFSGSMSLTFRDHRFEPPKNSIDECKERDFTYSAPLFVTAEFTNNETGEIKSQTVFMGDFPLMTDKGTFIINGTERVVVSQLVRSPGVYFDKAIDKTSDKDIFSAKVIPSRGAWLELEIDKRDAVGVRIDRKRKQSVTVLLKALGWDDARIREEFGQYESMMATLEKDHTSTQDEALLDIYRKLRPGEPPTREAAQTLLDNLYFNPKRYDLAKVGRYKVNKKLALNQPLPNGVLTEQDIVATIKYLVALHAGETEMPSARGNARVEVDDIDHFGNRRLRTVGELIQNQVRTGLARMERVVRERMTTQDVEAITPQTLINIRPVVASIKEFFGTSQLSQFMDQTNPLAGLTHKRRLSALGPGGLSRERAGFEVRDVHPSHYGRMCPIETPEGPNIGLIGSLATYGRINPFGFVETPYRKVKNGQVTDDIDYLTADEEDLHVIAQANAPLNPDNTFAEARVLVRRKGGEVEFIPAAEVDYMDVSPRQMVSVATAMIPFLEHDDANRALMGSNMQRQSVPLLRAEAPLVGTGQEYRAAKDAGDVVVATKPGVVQEVSADYIQVMEDEGTYTTYRLAKFRRSNQGTCINQKPIVHEGDRIVAGEVIADGPCTQNGEMALGKNLLVAFMPWEGHNYEDAIILSQRLVQDDVLSSIHIEEHEVDARDTKLGPEEITRDIPNVSEEVLADLDDRGIIRIGAEVTTGDILVGKVTPKGETELTPEERLLRAIFGEKAREVRDTSLKVPHGESGKVIGVRVFDREEGDELPPGVNQLVRVYVAQKRKITDGDKLAGRHGNKGVIAKILPVEDMPFLSDGTPVDIVLNPLGVPSRMNIGQILETHLGWVAKTGWQVEGSGSEEGQEWKDRLRGIGADVGEPGTNVATPVFDGAREEEITGLLGSTLKTRDGVRLIGEDGKAQLFDGRSGEPFKSPISVGYIYILKLLHLVDDKIHARSTGPYSMITQQPLGGKAQFGGQRFGEMEVWALEAYGASYALQELLTIKSDDVLGRVKVYEAIVKGENIPEPGIPESFKVLIKEMQSLCLNVEVLSSDGMSIEMRETDEDVFRAAEELGIDLSRREPSSVEEV, encoded by the coding sequence TTGGCCGCCTCGCGCACCGCCTCGCTCACCCCCTCGGCCACCAACGCCCCTCGGCGCATCAGCTTCGCGAAGATTCGCGAGCCCCTGGAAGTCCCGAACCTTCTCGCCCTGCAGGTCGACTCGTTCGACTGGCTGCTGGGCAACGACCGTTGGCAGGCGCGCGTCGACGCGGCTGTCGCGGCCGGCCGCGACGACGTCCCGACCCAGTCGGGGCTCGAGGAGATCTTCGAGGAGATCTCCCCGATCGAGGACTTCTCCGGCTCCATGTCGCTCACGTTCCGGGACCACCGGTTCGAGCCGCCCAAGAACTCGATCGACGAGTGCAAGGAGCGGGACTTCACCTACTCCGCCCCGCTCTTCGTCACCGCCGAGTTCACGAACAACGAGACCGGCGAGATCAAGAGCCAGACCGTCTTCATGGGTGACTTCCCCCTGATGACGGACAAGGGCACCTTCATCATCAACGGCACCGAGCGTGTCGTCGTCTCGCAGCTCGTCCGCTCCCCGGGCGTCTACTTCGACAAGGCGATCGACAAGACGTCCGACAAGGACATCTTCTCGGCCAAGGTCATCCCGTCCCGGGGTGCCTGGCTCGAGCTCGAGATCGACAAGCGGGACGCGGTCGGCGTGCGCATCGACCGCAAACGCAAGCAGTCGGTCACCGTGCTGCTCAAGGCGCTGGGCTGGGACGACGCCCGCATCCGCGAGGAGTTCGGGCAGTACGAGTCGATGATGGCCACCCTGGAGAAGGACCACACCTCCACCCAGGACGAGGCCCTGCTCGACATCTACCGCAAGCTGCGCCCGGGCGAGCCCCCGACGCGTGAGGCGGCGCAAACCCTGCTGGACAACCTCTACTTCAACCCGAAGCGCTACGACCTCGCGAAGGTCGGCCGCTACAAGGTCAACAAGAAGCTGGCGCTGAACCAGCCGCTGCCGAACGGTGTGCTCACCGAGCAGGACATCGTCGCGACCATCAAGTACCTGGTCGCGCTGCACGCCGGCGAGACGGAGATGCCGAGCGCCCGCGGCAACGCCCGCGTCGAGGTCGACGACATCGACCACTTCGGCAACCGGCGTCTGCGCACCGTCGGCGAGCTCATCCAGAACCAGGTCCGCACGGGTCTGGCCCGGATGGAGCGCGTCGTGCGTGAGCGCATGACCACCCAGGACGTCGAGGCGATCACGCCGCAGACCCTGATCAACATCCGGCCGGTCGTCGCCTCCATCAAGGAGTTCTTCGGCACCAGCCAGCTGTCGCAGTTCATGGACCAGACCAACCCGCTCGCGGGTCTGACCCACAAGCGCCGCCTGTCGGCGCTGGGTCCCGGTGGTCTGTCCCGGGAGCGCGCGGGCTTCGAGGTCCGTGACGTCCACCCGTCGCACTACGGCCGCATGTGCCCGATCGAGACGCCGGAAGGCCCGAACATCGGTCTGATCGGCTCGCTCGCGACCTACGGGCGGATCAACCCGTTCGGCTTCGTCGAGACCCCGTACCGCAAGGTCAAGAACGGTCAGGTCACGGACGACATCGACTACCTGACCGCCGACGAGGAGGACCTGCACGTCATCGCGCAGGCCAACGCGCCGCTGAACCCGGACAACACGTTCGCCGAGGCCCGCGTCCTGGTCCGCCGTAAGGGTGGCGAGGTCGAGTTCATCCCGGCCGCCGAGGTCGACTACATGGACGTCTCGCCGCGCCAGATGGTGTCGGTCGCGACGGCGATGATCCCGTTCCTGGAGCACGACGACGCGAACCGCGCCCTGATGGGCTCGAACATGCAGCGTCAGTCGGTCCCGCTGCTCCGCGCCGAGGCGCCGCTCGTCGGCACCGGCCAGGAGTACCGCGCGGCCAAGGACGCCGGCGACGTCGTCGTGGCCACCAAGCCCGGCGTCGTGCAGGAGGTCTCCGCGGACTACATCCAGGTGATGGAGGACGAGGGCACCTACACGACCTACCGCCTGGCGAAGTTCCGCCGGTCGAACCAGGGCACCTGCATCAACCAGAAGCCCATCGTTCACGAGGGCGACCGCATCGTGGCCGGCGAGGTCATCGCCGACGGTCCGTGCACCCAGAACGGCGAGATGGCGCTCGGCAAGAACCTGCTGGTCGCCTTCATGCCGTGGGAGGGCCACAACTACGAGGACGCGATCATCCTGTCCCAGCGACTGGTGCAGGACGACGTCCTCTCCTCGATCCACATCGAGGAGCACGAGGTCGACGCCCGCGACACCAAGCTCGGCCCCGAGGAGATCACCCGGGACATCCCGAACGTCTCCGAGGAGGTCCTCGCCGACCTCGACGACCGCGGCATCATCCGCATCGGCGCCGAGGTCACGACCGGCGACATCCTCGTCGGCAAGGTCACGCCCAAGGGCGAGACCGAGCTGACCCCCGAGGAGCGCCTGCTCCGCGCGATCTTCGGTGAGAAGGCGCGCGAGGTCCGCGACACCTCGCTCAAGGTGCCGCACGGTGAGTCCGGCAAGGTCATCGGCGTCCGCGTCTTCGACCGCGAGGAGGGGGACGAGCTGCCCCCGGGCGTTAACCAGCTGGTCCGCGTCTACGTCGCGCAGAAGCGCAAGATCACGGACGGCGACAAGCTCGCCGGCCGCCACGGCAACAAGGGCGTCATCGCCAAGATCCTCCCGGTCGAGGACATGCCGTTCCTCTCGGACGGCACCCCGGTCGACATCGTGCTCAACCCGCTCGGTGTGCCCTCGCGCATGAACATCGGCCAGATCCTGGAGACCCACCTCGGGTGGGTGGCCAAGACCGGCTGGCAGGTCGAGGGTTCCGGCTCCGAGGAGGGGCAGGAGTGGAAGGACCGGCTGCGCGGCATCGGCGCGGACGTGGGTGAGCCCGGCACCAACGTGGCCACCCCGGTCTTCGACGGCGCCCGCGAGGAGGAGATCACCGGTCTCCTCGGGTCGACGCTCAAGACCCGTGACGGCGTGCGGCTGATCGGGGAGGACGGCAAGGCGCAGCTCTTCGACGGCCGCTCCGGCGAGCCGTTCAAGAGCCCGATCTCGGTCGGCTACATCTACATCCTGAAGCTGCTCCACCTGGTCGACGACAAGATCCACGCCCGGTCGACCGGCCCGTACTCGATGATCACCCAGCAGCCCCTGGGTGGTAAGGCGCAGTTCGGTGGCCAGCGGTTCGGCGAGATGGAGGTGTGGGCCCTCGAGGCCTACGGCGCCTCCTACGCCCTGCAGGAGCTCCTCACCATCAAGTCCGACGACGTGCTCGGCCGCGTGAAGGTCTACGAGGCCATCGTCAAGGGCGAGAACATCCCGGAGCCCGGCATTCCGGAGTCCTTCAAGGTCCTCATCAAGGAAATGCAGTCGCTGTGCCTGAACGTCGAGGTGCTCTCCAGCGACGGCATGTCCATCGAGATGCGGGAGACCGACGAGGACGTGTTCCGTGCGGCAGAGGAACTCGGGATCGACCTGTCACGGCGCGAGCCGTCCAGCGTCGAGGAGGTCTAG